Within Pseudomonas alloputida, the genomic segment TGGCGCTGGTTGGCAGCCTGCTGCTGTGGTGGCTGGCCCGTACCATCGCCCGCCCGCTGTGGAAACTCGCCGCCGGTGCCCGCACGATGGACCGCGCCGGTACCGCCGAGCATTTGCATCAGGTGCGGGCCTGGTACTTCGAGGCGGCCGAGCTCAAGCGCGCGTTGCTGTTCAGCCTGAACTTGCTGCAAGAGCGTATCGGCCGGCTCAATCGGGACGCCCAGACCGATCCGCTGACCGGCCTGGGCAACCGCCGCAGCCTGGAAATCAGCCTGTCGTTACTGGAGGCTGAAAAGCGGGAGTTTGCAGCCATTGCGCTGGATATCGACCACTTCAAGCGGATAAATGATAGCCATGGACACGACGTGGGCGACCAGGTACTGCGCCAACTGGCGGAGCTCATGCGCCGTTGTTGCCGCGAGGGGGACCTGTTGTGTCGCACCGGCGGCGAGGAGTTCCTGATTTTGCTGCCTGGGGCCACCCTGAACGTGGCGGCCGCGGTGGCCGAACGGTTGCGTGTGACCGTACAGGAGATGCCAGTGGAATCGGTGGGCGCCGTGACGATTTCGCTGGGGGTGACGCACTGGGATGGCGAGACTCACGGCGAGCCCATGAGCGCACTGGGCGAGGCTGACCGGGCGCTTTACCGGGCCAAGCAAGAGGGGCGCAACCGGGTCGCTTTTGCCTGAACGTCTTGCGTTGTACCCATCGGGCGGGCTTGCCCGTGAAAATGCCGGTAAAGGCAACGATGATTCGGTGGCTTGTAACAATTCCTGTCATAAAACTGCAGCGTTTCAGTCATAGGATTGACCCCGACCTGACATTTTTACTTCATGGATGAGCGTCTCATGCGTCGTGTGGTTTTCAATCAGAAAGGTGGCGTCGGCAAATCCAGCATCGCCTGCAACCTCGCCGCTGCCAGCGCCGCCGAGGGCTACCGAACCTTGCTGGTCGACCTCGACCCGCAGGCCAATGCCACCTTCTACCTCACCGGGCTGGTCAACGACACCATTCCACCCGGCATCGCCGACTTCTTCCGCCAGACCTTGTCGCCGGTTACCGCCGCCGGCAAGAAGCACCGCGTGGCAATCACCGAAACCCGCTACAACAACCTGCACCTGGTCACCGCCAGCCCAGACCTCAGCGACCTGCAAAGCAAGCTGGAGAGCAAGCTGGAGAGCAAGTTCAAGATCAACAAGCTGCGCAAGTTGCTGGTGGCACTGGAAGAGGACTATGAGCGGATCTACATCGACACCCCACCCGCACTGAATTTCTACACCTTCAGCGCGCTGGTGGCGGCCGAGCGTCTGTTGATTCCGTTCGACTGCGACAGTTTCTCGCGCCAGGCCCTGCACAGTGTCATGGCCGAGGTCGAAGAACTGCGTCAGGACCACAACCCCGCGCTGGTGGTGGAAGGTGTGGTAGTCAATCAGTTCGCCGGGCGCACGGCGCTGCACCAGACCTTGGTCGATCAACTGCGCAACGAAGGCATGCCGGTGCTGCCGGTGTACCTGAGCAGTTCGATCAAGATGCGCGAATCGCACCATGCCTCGGTGCCATTGGTGCATTTGGCGCCGCGGCATAAACTGGCCCTGGAATTCATCGATTTGCTGGATGTGCTTGAGCGTGCGGCCTGACAGGCCGTTGGGGGCACTCCGGCTGTAACCTGCTGCACCGGTCGAATCAGGTATACCGAGGTCGCCCTCGACAAAGCGCCTTGCAGCGCTCGGCTATCTACTGGCAAGCACAATAACGATGGCGCGGCCCGACTGCGCCACTTTCAACATGGCTGCCAAAGGAAACCGGAGAGCACCCGCATGTCCGCACATCATGAGGTATCCCCCGCCACCCTGCGCAGGGTAATTGCCGCTTCGGCCATCGGCAATTTCGTCGAATGGTTCGACTTCGCCGTGTACGGCTTTCTCGCCACGCTGATCGCCAGCCAGTTCTTCGCCAGCGAAGACGCCAGCGTGGCCTTGCTCAAAACCTTCGCGGTGTTCGCCGTGGCCTTTGCGCTGCGCCCTTTGGGCGGCATCGTCTTCGGCGCCTTGGGCGACCGCCTGGGACGCAAGCGCATCCTGTCGCTGACCATCTTGCTGATGGCCGGCTCCACCACGTTGATCGGCCTGCTGCCGACCTACGCCAGTATCGGCCTGGCAGCCCCGGCGCTGCTGACCCTGGCCCGCTGCCTGCAGGGTTTTTCTGCCGGCGGCGAATATGCCGGGGCTTGCGCCTACCTGATGGAGCACGCGCCTGACGACAAGCGTGCCTTTTATGGCAGCTTCGTGCCTGTGTCGACCTTTTCCGCCTTTGCCTGTGCGGCAGTGATCGCTTATGGCCTGGAAGCCAGCCTGTCGACCGAGGCGATGAATGCCTGGGGTTGGCGCATTCCGTTCCTGATTGCCGCACCGCTGGGACTGGTCGGCCTGTACCTGCGCTGGCGCATGGAAGAAACCCCGGCGTTCCGCGAAGCCGTCGCCCAGGGCAAGGAGCACGAGCATTCACCGCTGAAAGAAACCCTGCGCCACCATGGCCGGGTCATTCGCAACCTGGGGGCGTTCATTTCGCTGACCGCGTTGTCGTTCTACATGTTCACCACCTACTTCGCCACCTACCTGCAACTGGTCGGCAACCTGACCCGTGCGCAGTCACTGCTGGTGACCACCGTGGCCCTGCTGTTCGCCGCCGTGGGCTGCCCGCTGGCCGGGGCATTCTCGGACCGGGTGGGGCGACGCAAGACCATCGGCTTTACCTGCCTGTGGGTGATGCTGTGCGTGTTCCCGGCGTACTGGCTGGCCAGCTCTGGCTCGATGTCGGGTGCGCTGCTGGGGGTGATCCTGCTCGCGGTGGGGGCGTTGTGCAGCGGCGTGGTTACCGCAGCATTGCTGTCGGAAAGCTTCCCTACCCGTACCCGCTACACCGCTTCGGCGATTACCTACAACGTGGCCTACACGCTGTTTGGCGGCACAGCGCCGCTGGTGGCAACCTGGCTCATCGCACAGACCGGCAGCAGCCTGGCACCGGCGTTCTACCTGGTGGTGATTGCGCTGGTGGCGTTGGTGGGCGGGTTGGCGTTGCCGGAAACGTCGCGGATTTCTTTGCATGACGACCTGGGTGTGGACGGTGTGCGGGCTGGTGCCCGAAGGGCCGTTTGAGGTTGTTGGGGCTGCCTTGCAGCCCCAAATGCTCAGCCTTCCTGCTGCTCATCCCGCCGATACGCCCACTGATACAACGCCGGCAACACCAGCAACGTCAGCGCGGTAGAAGACAAGATTCCGCCAATCACCACCGTCGCCAGTGGCCGCTGCACCTCTGCCCCGGTCCCGGTGGCCAAGGCCATCGGTATGAACCCCAGCGAGGCCACCAGCGCCGTCATCAGTACTGGCCGCAAGCGGGTCAGCGCCCCCTCCTCGACCGCCGCCCGCAGCGTGCGCCCTTCCTCGCGCAGCCCGCGGATAAAGGCAATCATCACCAGCCCGTTCAACACTGCCACTCCCGACAATGCAATGAACCCGACGCCGGCAGAAATAGACAGCGGAATATCACGCGCCCACAGCGCCAGCACCCCGCCGGTCAGGGCAAAGGGGATGCCGGTGAACACCAGCAGGCCATCCCTGAGGTTGTTGAACATCATCAGCAACAGCGCCATGACCAGCAGCAAGGCCACCGGCACCACCACCTGCAGGCGCTCGGCTGCCGACTGCAACTGTTCGAACTGCCCTCCCCAACGCGTCCAGTAACCCGGTGGTACCTGCACCTGGTCGATCAGGGCCTGCTCAGCCTCTTGCACAAACGAGCCCAGGTCGCGTCCACGCACGTTGGCACTGACCACCACCACGCGCTTGCCATCTTCGCGGCTCACCTGATTCGGGCCCAATTGCAGGTTCAGCGTGGCGACCTGCGACAGCGGGATGAAACCGATTTGCCCGGCCCTCTCAGCGGCACTGGCCGGAACCGGAATCAGCAGGCTGGCCAGCCCGTCGACATCGGTACGCAAGGTCTCCGACAGGCGCACGACCATGTCGAAGCGGCGGTCGCCTTCATACAGCGTACCGGCGGTGCGGCCGCCCACGGCAATGGCGATGGCATCCTGCACATCGCCCACATTCAGGCCATGACGTGCGGCCTTGTCACGGTCGATGTCGATGGTCAGTACCGGCAGGCCCGTCGTCTGCTCCACCTTCACCTCGGACGCGCCCGGCACCCCTTGCAGGCTGGCAGCGATCTGCGCGGCAGTGCGGTTGAGCACCTCCATGTCGTCACCGAACAGCTTCACCGCCACATCACTGCGCACCCCCGAAATCAGCTCGTTGAACCGCAGCTGAATCGGCTGCGACAGCTCATAGTTGCTGCCCGGCACACTGGCAGCGGCGCGTTGCACCTGGGCGATCAGTTCATCTCGCGGTTTGCCCGGGTCAACCCATTGTTCGCGCGGGCGCAGCATCACGTAGGCATCGGAAATGTTCGGCGGCATCGGGTCGGAGGCAATCTCGGCAGTGCCGGTGCGGGCAAACACCCGCTCCACCTCCGGCACCTGGGCGATGATCGCCTGCTCCAGGCGCTGTTGCATGTCCACCGACTGCGACAGGCTGGTGCCCGGCACGCGCAGGGCCTGCAGGGCGAAGTCACCCTCGCTGAGGCTGGGGATGAACTCGCTGCCCATGCGGCTGGCCATCACGCCCGACAACAGCACCAGGGCGGCGGCGGCGGCACATGCCAGTTTGCGCCGGCCCAGCACCCAGGCCAGAACCGGGGCATAGCGCTGCCGTGCCGTACGCATCACCAGGCCTTCCTCTTCCTTGACCTTGCCGGTGACGAACAGGGCAATGGCTGCCGGAACGAACGTGACCGAAAGGATCATCGCGCCCAACAGGGCCATGACCACGGTAAAGGCCATAGGGTGGAACATCTTGCCCTCGACCCCGGTCAGGGCAAAGATCGGCAGGTACACCACCATGATGATCAACTGCCCATAGATCAGCGGCCGGCGTGCTTCGCGGGCAGCGGCAAACACCTCATGGAACCGTTCGCCGCGGGTCAGCATGCGACCGTGGCGCTGCTGGGCATGGGCCAGGCGACGGATGGCGTTTTCCACGATCACCACCGCGCCGTCGACGATGATGCCGAAGTCCAGCGCGCCCAGGCTCATCAGGTTGGCACTGACCTTGTTGCTGAACATACCGGTAAAGGTGAATAGCATCGAAAGCGGGATAACCATGGCCGTGATCAGCGCAGCACGAATGTTGCCGAGGAACAGGAACAGCACGGCAATCACCAGGATCGCACCTTCGATCAGGTTTTTCTTTACCGTGGCGATGGCTTTCTCCACCAGGTTGGTGCGGTCGTACACCGTCACGGCGACTACGCCCTTGGGCAGGTTGCGATTGATCTCGACCAATTTTGCAGCGACCGCCTGCGACACCGTGCGGCTGTTCTCGCCAATCAGCATGAACACCGTGCCCAGCACCACTTCCCGACCGTTTTCGGTGGCTGCCCCCGAGCGCAGCTCTTCGCCAAGGCCAACCTGGGCGACATGGCTGACGCGGATCGGCGTGCCGTCGACGCTGGAGATAACGATGTTGGCAATGTCTTCGGCCGAGGCCACCTGGCCCGGCGCGCGAATCAGCAACTGCTCGCCATTGCGCTCGATATAGCCAGCGCCAATGTTGGCGTTATTGCGCTCCAGCGCTGCAATCAGGTCGTTGAGGGTGAGCTTGTAGGCCGCCAGGCGCTTGGGCTCTGGTGCAATCAGGTATTGCTTGGCATGGCCGCCGATGCTGTTGACCTCGGCCACACCCGGCACATTGCGCAGCTGCGGCTTGATGATCCAGTCCTGAATCACCCGCAGGTCAGTTGGGGTGTACGGTGTGCCGTCTTCCTTGAGCGCCCCCTCCTGGGCTTCCACCGTCCACAGGAAAATTTCCCCCAGCCCGGTGGAGATCGGCCCCATGCCCGCCTCGATGCCCTCAGGCAATTGCTCGCGGGCCACCTGCAGGCGCTCGTTGACCAGTTGGCGGGCGAAGAAGATATCGGTGCCATCATCGAAAATGACCGTGACTTGCGACAGGCCCGAGCGCGACAGCGAGCGGGTCTGCTTGAGCCCTGGCAGGCCAGCCATCGCGGTCTCGATGGCAAAGGTGATGCGCTGCTCGGTCTCCAGCGGCGAATAGCCGGGGGCGGCGGTGTTGATCTGCACCTGGACGTTAGTGATGTCCGGCACAGCATCGATCGGCAGTTTCTGGTAGCTGTGGATACCCACCGCGGCCATCAGGACCACGGCCAGCATCACCACCAGGCGCTGCTCGATGGCAAATTGAATCAGGCGTTCGAACATGCAGGTGTCCCCGTGATCAGTGGCTGTGCTCGGCCGAGCCCTTGCCCAGTTCCGACTTAAGGACAAAGCTGCCGGCGGCCGCAACCTGAGTACCGGCGGCCAGGCCGCTGGTGATTTCCACCTGGCCAGCATCGCGACGGCCAGTCTTCACCGGGCGCGCCTCGAAGCCTTCCTCCGTGCGGGCGAACACCACGGTCTGCGCCTCCCAGGTTTGCAGGGCGCTTTCCGGCACCGCCACGGCGGCATCGAAGCGGTCGACGCTGACAGCCACATTGACGAACAGCCCGGGGCGCCAGGCGCCATTGGGGTTGGCCAGTGTGGCACGCACAGTGGCGGCACGGTTCTGCTCGCCGAGCAGGCTGCCGACGTAGTTGACCTTGCCCAGAACCTGGGCGCCCAGGTCCGGCGCACTGACCGTGACTTCACGGCCGGTCACCACCTTGCCCAGGTCACGAGGGGCCACGGCGAAGGTGGCCCACACCCGGCTCAGGTCGGACAGGGTGAACGCGTTGCTGGTCTCATCGACCACCTCGCCCACGGTCAGGTGCTTCTCCACGACGACCGCATCGAAGGGGGCGCGCAGTTCATAGCGGTTGCCGGCACCGGCCGGCCCCACCGCTGCGACCTTCTGCCGAGCATTGGCCAGGGCGATCTCGGCCTCCTGCAGCGCCTGACGTGCCTGCAGGTAATCCTGCTCGGCGCTGATTCG encodes:
- a CDS encoding ParA family protein → MRRVVFNQKGGVGKSSIACNLAAASAAEGYRTLLVDLDPQANATFYLTGLVNDTIPPGIADFFRQTLSPVTAAGKKHRVAITETRYNNLHLVTASPDLSDLQSKLESKLESKFKINKLRKLLVALEEDYERIYIDTPPALNFYTFSALVAAERLLIPFDCDSFSRQALHSVMAEVEELRQDHNPALVVEGVVVNQFAGRTALHQTLVDQLRNEGMPVLPVYLSSSIKMRESHHASVPLVHLAPRHKLALEFIDLLDVLERAA
- a CDS encoding MFS transporter, which encodes MSAHHEVSPATLRRVIAASAIGNFVEWFDFAVYGFLATLIASQFFASEDASVALLKTFAVFAVAFALRPLGGIVFGALGDRLGRKRILSLTILLMAGSTTLIGLLPTYASIGLAAPALLTLARCLQGFSAGGEYAGACAYLMEHAPDDKRAFYGSFVPVSTFSAFACAAVIAYGLEASLSTEAMNAWGWRIPFLIAAPLGLVGLYLRWRMEETPAFREAVAQGKEHEHSPLKETLRHHGRVIRNLGAFISLTALSFYMFTTYFATYLQLVGNLTRAQSLLVTTVALLFAAVGCPLAGAFSDRVGRRKTIGFTCLWVMLCVFPAYWLASSGSMSGALLGVILLAVGALCSGVVTAALLSESFPTRTRYTASAITYNVAYTLFGGTAPLVATWLIAQTGSSLAPAFYLVVIALVALVGGLALPETSRISLHDDLGVDGVRAGARRAV
- a CDS encoding efflux RND transporter permease subunit — its product is MFERLIQFAIEQRLVVMLAVVLMAAVGIHSYQKLPIDAVPDITNVQVQINTAAPGYSPLETEQRITFAIETAMAGLPGLKQTRSLSRSGLSQVTVIFDDGTDIFFARQLVNERLQVAREQLPEGIEAGMGPISTGLGEIFLWTVEAQEGALKEDGTPYTPTDLRVIQDWIIKPQLRNVPGVAEVNSIGGHAKQYLIAPEPKRLAAYKLTLNDLIAALERNNANIGAGYIERNGEQLLIRAPGQVASAEDIANIVISSVDGTPIRVSHVAQVGLGEELRSGAATENGREVVLGTVFMLIGENSRTVSQAVAAKLVEINRNLPKGVVAVTVYDRTNLVEKAIATVKKNLIEGAILVIAVLFLFLGNIRAALITAMVIPLSMLFTFTGMFSNKVSANLMSLGALDFGIIVDGAVVIVENAIRRLAHAQQRHGRMLTRGERFHEVFAAAREARRPLIYGQLIIMVVYLPIFALTGVEGKMFHPMAFTVVMALLGAMILSVTFVPAAIALFVTGKVKEEEGLVMRTARQRYAPVLAWVLGRRKLACAAAAALVLLSGVMASRMGSEFIPSLSEGDFALQALRVPGTSLSQSVDMQQRLEQAIIAQVPEVERVFARTGTAEIASDPMPPNISDAYVMLRPREQWVDPGKPRDELIAQVQRAAASVPGSNYELSQPIQLRFNELISGVRSDVAVKLFGDDMEVLNRTAAQIAASLQGVPGASEVKVEQTTGLPVLTIDIDRDKAARHGLNVGDVQDAIAIAVGGRTAGTLYEGDRRFDMVVRLSETLRTDVDGLASLLIPVPASAAERAGQIGFIPLSQVATLNLQLGPNQVSREDGKRVVVVSANVRGRDLGSFVQEAEQALIDQVQVPPGYWTRWGGQFEQLQSAAERLQVVVPVALLLVMALLLMMFNNLRDGLLVFTGIPFALTGGVLALWARDIPLSISAGVGFIALSGVAVLNGLVMIAFIRGLREEGRTLRAAVEEGALTRLRPVLMTALVASLGFIPMALATGTGAEVQRPLATVVIGGILSSTALTLLVLPALYQWAYRRDEQQEG
- a CDS encoding efflux RND transporter periplasmic adaptor subunit, with translation MTNPRKLALLAAAIAALGLAGLAWTGNLGQASKAQAPHDDHGEDSHGHAAAQAAEGHAEKEHGEEEGQLHLSIAQIESAGIQLAAAGPRELGTAISFPGEIRFDEDRTAHVVPRVPGVVEAVQAELGQAVKRGQVLAVIASQQISDLRSEQQAAQRRLELARLTFQREQQLWQERISAEQDYLQARQALQEAEIALANARQKVAAVGPAGAGNRYELRAPFDAVVVEKHLTVGEVVDETSNAFTLSDLSRVWATFAVAPRDLGKVVTGREVTVSAPDLGAQVLGKVNYVGSLLGEQNRAATVRATLANPNGAWRPGLFVNVAVSVDRFDAAVAVPESALQTWEAQTVVFARTEEGFEARPVKTGRRDAGQVEITSGLAAGTQVAAAGSFVLKSELGKGSAEHSH